The Kribbella jejuensis region ACCTCGGACGCTCCGACGAGTCCTGCGACGCCCAGGTCGTCAGGAGTCGCCGCCTCGTTCGTACGCCCCAGCCGGATCATCCTGGTGACCAGGCGCGCCGCCTGGCGGTGCGCCTCGACCAGTGGCTGGCCCCAGGCGGCAGGGCCCGTCACTGCGACGGTGACACCAGTACGCTTCGCCAACTCGGACAGGTCCCGTGCAGCCGACACGGCCTTCGTACGGGCGAACAGCAGCACCAGGTCGCCGCCGTACGGACCAGATAAGACCAGCCGCTCCTCCAGCGGAGCAGACAGTCGCGCACGTACGCCGGAGTGATCACCGCGGCACACTGCGACGACGAGAGGGTCGTGGCGGTGCTGTGGTGCAAGCAAACGGAGTCGATCGGTCAGGGTGCGCGGGTCAGCGCTTCCACTGAGTACGTCGGCCAGTAGATCCGCCTGTGCACGTTGAGATTGCTCAGCGGCCTGTCGACGGAAGAGCAGCACCAGCGCCGTGACAACAGCTGCACGCTCCACGATGCGCTGATCAGCACCGGACAGGTCGTCGGCGCCGCCAATGACCAGGGCTCCAAGCCGCTCGCCCTTGGCCGTCGCTGCGACGACCCAGCAATCCTCAGTGCGAGTCAAACGACCAGACACCGACTCCTGCCACGGGACCGACGCACCAGGAACACGACCCGCGTTGGCGAGCTCGTTGCCGTTGGCATCAACCAGTACGACCCACACGTTCAGGAGCTCGGCAAGGGCGGCCGCGATGGCGTCGACATCCCCACCGGACAAGACGATCTCAGCGAAGCGGTCATGCGCGGCAGCTGCGTGCTCCACTCCAGCATGTGCTGCAGACAGCTGATCCAGCGCTGCAGCCGTCTCTGCGGCGGCCCGCACCTGTACCAGTGTCACAGCAGCCAGCGTGGCAAGTGAACCTAGTAGTGACACCTCGTCATGGCTGAACGGCCTACGAGTCCGGTTGGACGCGAACAGCACGCCGACGAATGCCCCGTCCACCACAAGCGGCGTACCGCAGATGGCTACTAATCCCTCCTCACCAACGGCGTCGTCGATCGGCAGGGTGTGCTTGAAGCGACGGTCAGACGGATAGTCCGCGGTCCAGTACGGCTTGTACGTTTCTGCGACCAGTCCCCCGAGCCCCGCGCCCAGCGGCAGTCGCAGCTGCTGGAAGGCCGCGGACACGGAGCCATCGGTGGCCCGCATGTACGTGTCACCACGTGTCTCGTCGTACAGGGTCAGGTAGGCGACGTCCGTCCCGACCAGAGTGCGAGCACGGTGCACGATGGTTTGCAGTACGCCGCCCGGGTCGCGGGCGGATGCCAGCTCGCGTGCTACGTCGACCAGTGCGGACAGCTCGGCCTCACGCTTCTTGCTGGCGTCCATGCCGGCCCGGATGCGCAGGGCGAGGTCGCGTGCCACCGCGTCCTCGCCCGCCGCGCGGGCCAGCTCGCTCCCGGGCGCATCCTCCGCCAGCAGGCGCAGCAGCTCCTCCATGGCCTACAGCGTAGTGAGGTCCCGGCGATGCGTTTCGGAATACGCCGTGACCGCGACGATCGAGATGACCGCGCAGACCGCGACGTAGACGGCGATCGCGTACCCGGAGTCGTACGCCTTGAGCAGGGCGACTGCGATGAACGGGGCAAGACCGCCCGCGATGATCGAGGCGAGCTGGTACCCCACCGAGACGCCGGAGTACCGCACTCGTGTCCCGAACAGCTCGGTGAAGAACGACGCCTGCGGTCCGTACATCGCACCGTGCAACACCAGGCCGACCGTGACCGCAAGAGCCGCGAGACCGAAGTTCTTGGTGTTCACCAGCGTGATGAAGACGAAGCCCCAGACCCCGACGCCGATCGCACCGATCAGGTACACGGGCCGGCGACCGATACGGTCCGACAGCGCTCCCCACAGCGGGATCGCGAAGAAGTGCACGGCCGCACCGATCAGTACCGCGTTCAACGCGAAGGACTTGCCCATGTGCAGGTGTTCCTTGGTGTACGTCGCGATCACGATCGTGAAGATGTAGTAGCTGACGTTCTCCGCCATGCGTGCGCCCATCGCTGTCAGGACCTCGCGCGGGTACCGCGTGAGCACCTCCACCAACGGCAGCCTGTCAGCCGGCTCTTCCTGCGCTCGAACTTGAGCCTGCTTGAACACAGGCGACTCCTCGATCCGCAGCCGCACCCACAGACCCACCAGGACAAGCACTGCGGACAGGAGGAACGGGATGCGCCAGCCCCACCGGTTGAAGTCAGCGTCCGACTGGAACGCGGCCAGCCCGGCCAGTACGCCGTTGGCAATCAGCTGACCCGCTGGAGCACCCGCCTGCGGCCAGGACGCCCAGAAACCACGCCGTGCCGGATCACCATGCTCCGACACGATCAGAACTGCCCCACCCCACTCCCCACCTAGTGCGAAACCCTGGATGAGCCGCAGTACTGTCAGCAGGACCGGAGCGAGCGCACCGACCTGCGCGTACGTCGGGAGTAGGCCGATGGCGAACGTAGCGAGTCCCATCATCAGCAGCGACAGCACGAGCAGCTGCTTGCGGCCCAGGCGGTCCCCGAAGTGCCCGAACACCACACCGCCGACAGGACGGGCGAAGAAGCCGACCGCGAAGGTGGCGAAGCTCAGCAGCGTCCCCGTGAGCTGCTCGCCCTTCGGGAAGAACAGGTCGCCGAACACCACCGATGCGGCGACCCCGTACAAGAAGAAGTCGTACCACTCGACCGTCGTACCGACGAGGCTCGCGCCGACCACCCGGACGATCGACGTACGTGTCTGGACTGGTTGTGTTGCTGCCGTCATGGCGGGCTCCTGTGTTTAGTGGGCGGTCCAGCCGCCGTCGAGTACGAACGAGCTCCCCGTGATGGAGGCGGACGCGGGGCCGCACAGTACGGTCACGAGTTCCGCCACTTCGGCCGGCTCGATCAGCCGCTTCACCGCGACCGGCTCGAGCAGGACCTTGTCCAGCACCTCCGACTCGGACAGGCCGTGGGTTGCGGCCTGGTCCGCCAGCTGCGCGGTGACGAGCGGCGTACGGACGTACGCCGGGTTCACGCAGTTGCTGGTCACTCCGTGCGCCGCACCCTCCAGTGCGACAACCTTGCTGAGTCCCTCCAGCCCGTGCTTCGCAGCGACGTACGCCGCCTTGAAGGGACTCGCCCTGAGTCCGTGGACCGAGCTGATGTTCACCACGCGGCCCCAGCCTGCGCCGTACATGTGTGGCAGCGTCTGGCGGATCAGCCGGAACGGGGCCTCCAGCATGAGCCGGATGAGATAGCTGAACCGCTCCGGCGGGAACTGCTCGACCGGTGCGACCTGCTGGACGCCTGCGTTGTTCACCAAGATGTCCACGTCTGCGGGGAGTTGCTGCAGGCTCTCGAGGTCGGACAGGTCGGCTACGACCGTCTCGACACCCTCCAGAGCGTCGAGACCAACCTGGTCGAGGTCGACGGCCACCACGTGGACGCCGTCCGCGGCCAGGCGCTGGGCGCAGGCGGCGCCGATACCGGACGCTGCACCGGTGACGAGGGCTCGACGGGTCTCCATGGCGGACGACTGTAGGAATCCCGAGGCGGCTGCGGTATGGGATGCGGCCACATATCCACGCGGTCATCGATGGGTCCGGAAGCCAGTTATCCACAACTCCGGCTATCAGGGCAGCGCTTGGGGATAGCCAGGCCTATTGTTGAAACATGGTCGATATCGAGCAGCCGCAGAAGAAGGCCGCCGGGGTGCCCGCGGTGCTGTCGTCGTTCAAGTTCGGCTTGCACGAGATGGGCCCGCTGCGGACCGGCAAGGTCTTCCAGAAGATGAACCAGGACGGCGGGTTCGACTGCCCGTCGTGTGCGTGGCCGGACCCCGACCACAAGCGCAAGCACGCCGCCGAGTTCTGCGAGAACGGCGCCAAGGCCGTCGCCTGGGAGGCCACCCGGAAGCGGGTCCCGCGGGCGTTCTTCGCCGAGCACTCGGTCGCGGAAATGGATCGGATCAGCGAGTTCGAGCTGGGCAAGCTCGGCCGGATCACCGAGCCGATGCTGCTCCGGGCCGGCGCCACCCACTACGAGCCGGTCGGCTGGGACGAGGCCTTCCAGGTCGTCGCCCGGCACCTGAAGGCGCTGGTCGACCCCAACGACGCCGTCTTCTACACCTCGGGCCGGACCAGCAACGAGGCCGCTTTCCTGTACCAGCTGTTCGCCCGCGCTTACGGGACGAACAACCTGCCCGACTGCTCCAACATGTGCCACGAATCTTCTGGTACGGCGCTGTCCAAGGTGATCGGCAGCGGGAAGGGCGCGGTCACGCTGGAGATGCTCGAGGAGTCCGAGCTGATCGTCGTCGTCGGGCAGAATCCGGGCACGAACGCGCCGCGGATGCTCAGCCATCTGGAGATCGCCAAACGCAACGGCGGCTCGATCGTCTCGGTGAACCCGTTGCCCGAGCCCGGCCTGAAGCGGTTCATGAACCCGCAACGCCCGCGCGGCTGGGTCGGCAAGGGCACCGAGCTCGCCGACCAGCACCTGCAGATCCGGATCGGTGGCGATCAGGCGCTGTTCCTGGCCCTCGGCCACTTGCTGCTGGAGGCCGAGGCCGCCGCCCCGGGCACGGTCCTGGACAAGTCGTTCATCGAATCGCACACCAGCGGCTTCGAGCTCTACTCCAAGCACAACGCCGAGCTGGACTGGGCGGCCGTCGAACAGGCGACCGGGTTGCGGCGGGCCGAGATCGAGGAGCTGGCGCAGCGGTTCATCAAGTCCAAGGCGACCGTGATCTGCTGGGCGATGGGCCTGACGCAGCACCGGGACGCGGTCGCGACGATCAGGGAGATCGTCAATGTGCTGCTGCTCCAGGGCAACATCGGCAAGCCGGGCGCCGGCCCCTGCCCAGTGCGCGGGCACTCCAACGTGCAGGGCGACCGGAGCATGGGCATCTGGGAGAAGATGCCGGACGCCTTCCTGGACAAACTGGACCGCGAGTTCTCGTTCACGTCGCCGCGGGAGCACGGGATCGACGCGGCCGCGACCGTGAAGAGGCTGCGGGACGGTGCCGTGCGCGTGTTCTTCGCGATGGGCGGCAACTTCGCGATGGCCACTCCCGACACAGAGGTCGTACACCGCGGGCTACGGGAGTGCGACTTGACCGTCCACGTGTCGACCAAGCTCAACCGGTCCCACACCGTGACCGGCCGGGAGGCGCTGATCCTGCCGACGCTCGGGCGCACCGACCACGACCACACCCCGGCGGGGCCGCAGTCGGTCACGGTCGAGGACTCGCAAGGCGCCGTACACCTGTCCACCGGCAACCTGACCCCGCCGGCACCGGAGATGAAGAGCGAGATCGGGATCATTTGCGGGCTCGCGCAGCACGTCGTACCGGACGTCGGGCAGATCCCGTGGGCGGACTTCGCCGACGACTACAGCCTGATCCGGCAGCGGATCGGGCGGGTGGCCGACGGGTACGAGGACTTCGAGGAACGGCTACGGGCCAACGAGGGTGGGTTCCTGCTCGCGCACGCGGCCCGGGACAAGCGTGAGTTCAAGACGTCGGATGCGCGCGCGCAGTTCACCGCCAACGATCTGACTTGGTTGCCGACGGCACCTGGGCGGTTGTTGCTGCAGACGTTGCGGAGCCACGATCAGTTCAACACGACGATCTATGGGCTCGAGGATCGGTACCGCGGGGTGCACGGGACGCGCGAGGTCGTGTTCGTGCATCCGGACGATCTGGCGGACCTCGGGCTGCAGGACGGTCAGTACGTCGACATCGTGAGCGAGTTCGAGGGGGTCGAGCGGCGGGCGTCGCACTTCCAGCTGGTGTCCTATCCGACGGCCCGCGGGTGCGTGGCGGCGTACTACCCGGAGACCAACGTGCTGATGTCGGCCGATGACCTGGCGAAGGGCAGCAACACCCCGGTTGCCAAAGGTCTGACGGTCAGGCTGGAGCCGCGCAGCTGACGCCCGGTCGTCACGATCACAGCCGGCGGGGCCGTACCACTGCTGTCGTCGCCGGGCGGGTCGGAGGGCAGTGGCTTCAGGCCAGCCAGGAGCCGGTGCCGTCCCAGGCGTACTCGAGTTCGTCGGCGACAACGGGATCCGGCAGCCGGGAGGCGACCTCAGCTATCGCCGCACGCATCGACGCGATCCCGCCGTGTGCGTGCAGTTGGCGGCCAAGCTCGCGAGCACGGGCCTCACCGGGACCGCCGTCCAGGTACTTTTCGGCCTTGCCGATCTCCGTCAACTCCTTGACGACGGCCTGCAGGTCCAGGCCGCCGGGCTTTGGCGATGCGTCGGTCACCTGTACTCCGATCCGATCGAGCTCCCCAGCATTCGTCACTCGGCACCGGGACGCAACTGCCGTCTGACCCACGGTTGGAGTGCGGCGAGCACGGCGGCGACCGCGGCGCTCGTGAGCCAGAGTCCTGTCGGACCGGACGTTTTGAGGAGCTGGGTGACGGTGATGGGTGCGATCGTGGTCGCGATACCCCAGCTCAGGCCGAAGATCGCGAGGTAGCGCCCGCGCGCGTTGTCCGGGGCGAGTCCGGAGGCTTGGGTGAGGTAACGGGTCAGCAGGAAGAGGTCCCCGAGGCTCCAGAGGACGGCGGCCAGGAGGAAGACGAGGAGCGTGTGGGCGAAGGCGCTGGCGATCAGACCGGTTGCCAGTAGTACGTAGCCGATCGCGATCGATCGGAAGTCGTCGAGTTTCTGGACGCGCAGGAGCCGCTGGGCGACGATCAGAACCAGTGCCGAGACCGCGAGAATCACGCCCGTACCGGACTTGGGGATGCCCTGCTCGAGCAGCGTCAGCGGAATACCGATGACGAGCTGCATGTAGATCGTCGCGAAGACGGTTCCACTTGCCAGCAACAACAACAACCGCCGATCCCGCCATGCAGATCCCCCATTCCCAAGCCCACCCTCCACCTCCAGCCCCGCATCGCCACGCCCCTCCGCCTCGCCGCGCCCCTCCAGCTCCGCGTGGACCCGCCCCTCTGCCTCCGTGTGGCCGCGCCTCTCCAACTCCCCGTAGACCCGGCCCTCCGCCTCCATGTGGCCGCGTCCCTCCGCCTGCGTACGACGCAGGACGCTGACCGGCGGCTCGCGTCGTACGCCGGTGCGAGTGTCCCGGCGTACATCAGCTGGTAACGCCAGCGCGACCAGCGTGGCGCAGGAGAGGCAGGTGAGCGCGTCGGCGACGAAGAGCCAGCGGAGGTCCCAGTGGCTGATTGCCGCCGCCAGTAGTCCGGCGAGGACGCCGGCCGCGGCGAGGGCAGCGCTGTAGAGGCCGTAGGCGGCGGGGCGATCCTCCGGTGCGGTGACGTCGGCGATCATCGCCTGGCTCGGCGGCTCGTAGATCTCGAACGCCAGGCCCAGCAGGACGGTCGCGAGTACCGCGGACCACAGCGCGTGGCTGAGCGCGATCCACAACTGCGAGACCGCACACCCCACCAGCCCCAGGACGATCGTCCGGCGACGCCCGAGCCGATCCGCCAACTGACCGCCGAGCAGCCTCGACGGGATGGTCGCCGCGCCGAAGATCGCCAGGATGAGCCCGGTCTGACTCAGCGACGCCCGGAATTCGACGGTCAGCACCACCCCGAGGAAGGGCAGCGTGAACGCCCCGATCTTGTTGACCGCCCGCGCGACGATCAGGATCCAGACGGTCCGCGAGAGCCCTCTGGTCGCGACAACAACGCTCATCCAAGAACCCCATGACTGTCTAAGTGGCTATGATCGGTCACGCAAGCTCGAGCCTACGGAGGGATCGCATGACTGGTCAAGTGTCTTTTGATAGTCATGCCCGCAGCGTGCTGGCGGCGTCGGTCGAGTACGTCAACCGCCTGACGCCGGGCTACTCGGGCGGTACGCCGTACTCCGCACCGGCCGACGATCCGGAATCGGTCACGTCCGCGGTCGCTGATGCGCTGACCGCGATCGGCTACCCGCCGAGCGCGCGGCCGCCGTTGGAGGACTCGCGTCGCCTGGTCCAGCTTGCTCAGCGCATGCGACTCGTCTTCGAGTCCGCCCACGCCGGCGACCTCGACGCAGCCGCGGCCGAAATCAACTCGCTCCTGGTCGACACCAACGCCCGCCCACAGTTGGACCGCGGCCGCGACCGTCCGTGGAGCCTCCACTTCCACGGCCCCGACGAACAACTGGCCAACGGCTGGGCAGCCGGCTGCGCCGCAGGCCTCGCCCTGGCAGTAGGCAGCGACCTGGCCGGCCGCCTAGGCGTCTGCGCGGCTCCCCACTGCGACCGAGTCTTCGTAGACACCTCCAAAAACGGCCAACGCCGCTTCCACTCCCCCCAATGCCAAAGCCGAGTAAAAGCCGCCGCCCACCGAGCCCGCCACTCCACCACCTGACCCGGCCGGCACTCCACAAATTGGATGCCGGTAGCACGTGTCCCCAGCACAATGGCGCCATGGTCGAGCAGGTCCTTCCGAACGATGCAACACCGCCACCCGCGCTCGTCGCCGCCTGGCTGACCCTCGACAACCTGCACCTGGAGGCGGTGCCGATGTGGGCGGCCAACTGGATCGTCCAGGGATACGACGGTCCATCGCTGGCGGAACTGGCTGGCCTCAACGGCCAGGACACCCGCGAGGTCCGCGACCTCCTACCGGATGCCCTCGCAGACACTGGAATCGCCGCGCTGCCATCCGGTCAGGCTGCGCTCAAGATTGCGTACGACGACATCGCCACGGCGTACCTCGCCGGCCGCGCTCAGTGGACCTGGGCTGCCAACGAAGTCGCCCGACTCGTCATCGCCACCAACTACGCCGAGGAGAACTTCGATCACCCGCTGAGCGTCCTCTGGTACATCGACGAGGAGATTGGTCAGCCATGGGCCCGGACCGATGACGAACTGGCCGCAGACGTACGCCGGCTGTGCATCGATCAACTGCACCACTGACAAACCTCTGCTCGGTCCTGGCGCCCCGAATGGATTCATGTGACGACGCTAGTGCACGCCGCTCGAAGCAGTTCGGCCAGTGCTTCGAGGTGTTCCAACAGCACGCTCACACTGGGTGTGGAAATCGGAGCAACGAGCTAATCGTCCACGATCCTCAGTGTCGGTCAGCCGGCAGATGGTCGGGTGAGGATCGGGCGGGCTGGGTTCTCGTTGTCGATGACGAGGTGGGCGCGCGCGGCGGGATCGACCCGCTTGATGTAGAGGCGTTCCCCCGGGATGTACCGGGTGCGGTACCGATGGGCAGCTGCCTCTGGTGAGTCCATCCAGGCTGCGTCGCGGTCGGTGCCGCGACGGAGTACGGTCTCGAAACTCACGTGTACATACATGCTCAGATCCCAGCAGTCGTTGAGTTCTGGACGTTGCAGGAAAGCACCGTCGGCGATCAGGATCGCGGCCGGGGCCGCAGTACGGACCGGTACGTCGAGCACCTCCGCGGCCGAGCTGTCCCGCAGACCGTTCACATACCGCCGATCCCCACCCGACCCCAACGGCACCAACAACCGCTCCCGGATGCTGTCGCAGTCATACATCTCGAAGTAGTAACTCTCGGGTGATTCGAGCGGATACCGAGTCCGCAGCTCCGGGGCTCGCTTGAAGTGGTCGATTTCGGCGCGGATGAGCTCCCGATCGGTGCGTAGTCGCAGTACGTCGGCCAGCTCGTCTGCCAGTGTCGTCTTGCCTGCAGCGGAGCAGCCGTCCACGGCGACACGTACTGGATGGTCGCGTTCGATGGAGAGCACTTCGTCCGCGAGCTTCTCCAGAACCGCAGCTCGGTCTGCCATGGGTCCATCGTGCAACGACAGCGGCCCACCCGATTCGGGAATCGGGTGGGCCGCTGGGATGTGTTAGCCGACGGGGGTTAGTTCGCGGTTTGGGGTGGGTGGGGGTGTGGCGTGTTTGGGGGGCTTGGGGCGGAGCCACTTGGGGGTCCACCAGTTTGCTTCGCCTAGGAGGGTCATGATGCTGGGGAGGACTACGGCGCGGATGATCGTGGCGTCGATCAGGATTGCGACCGCCAGGCCTACGCCCAGTTGTTTCATGTCCAGGGTGCTCAGGGTGGCGAAGACTGCGAAGACGCCGATCATGACTGCGGCTGCGCTGGTCACCACTCCTGCTGAGCCGGTGATGCCTTCGGCTACGGCCTGGCGGGTTGGGATGCCGCGGAGTACTGCCTCGCGGATCCGGCTTACTACGAAGACGTGGTAGTCCATCGAGAGGCCGAACAGGACCACGAACAGGAACAGTGGGAGCCAGCTGACCACTGCGCCGTTGGAGCGGAAGTGGAGTATGCCTTCGGCCCAGGTGTTCTGGAAGACCGCGGTGACGACTCCGTACGCCGCACCGGCGCTCAGCAGGTTCAGGCCGATCGCGGTGACAGCCACGACGACGGACCTGAACGTCACCATCATCACGATCATCGTCAGCAGCAGTACGAACCCGATCACGAGCGGCAGCTTGGACCGGGTGTGGGCCGCGTAGTCCACGTCC contains the following coding sequences:
- a CDS encoding helix-turn-helix domain-containing protein, coding for MEELLRLLAEDAPGSELARAAGEDAVARDLALRIRAGMDASKKREAELSALVDVARELASARDPGGVLQTIVHRARTLVGTDVAYLTLYDETRGDTYMRATDGSVSAAFQQLRLPLGAGLGGLVAETYKPYWTADYPSDRRFKHTLPIDDAVGEEGLVAICGTPLVVDGAFVGVLFASNRTRRPFSHDEVSLLGSLATLAAVTLVQVRAAAETAAALDQLSAAHAGVEHAAAAHDRFAEIVLSGGDVDAIAAALAELLNVWVVLVDANGNELANAGRVPGASVPWQESVSGRLTRTEDCWVVAATAKGERLGALVIGGADDLSGADQRIVERAAVVTALVLLFRRQAAEQSQRAQADLLADVLSGSADPRTLTDRLRLLAPQHRHDPLVVAVCRGDHSGVRARLSAPLEERLVLSGPYGGDLVLLFARTKAVSAARDLSELAKRTGVTVAVTGPAAWGQPLVEAHRQAARLVTRMIRLGRTNEAATPDDLGVAGLVGASEVDVHTHVQHVLGQVLDYDTQRGTDLIGTLHAYFAAGQSPTRAATSLHIHPNTVQQRLDRITALLGNGWQSPSRALDIQVALRLHSALG
- a CDS encoding MFS transporter; translated protein: MTAATQPVQTRTSIVRVVGASLVGTTVEWYDFFLYGVAASVVFGDLFFPKGEQLTGTLLSFATFAVGFFARPVGGVVFGHFGDRLGRKQLLVLSLLMMGLATFAIGLLPTYAQVGALAPVLLTVLRLIQGFALGGEWGGAVLIVSEHGDPARRGFWASWPQAGAPAGQLIANGVLAGLAAFQSDADFNRWGWRIPFLLSAVLVLVGLWVRLRIEESPVFKQAQVRAQEEPADRLPLVEVLTRYPREVLTAMGARMAENVSYYIFTIVIATYTKEHLHMGKSFALNAVLIGAAVHFFAIPLWGALSDRIGRRPVYLIGAIGVGVWGFVFITLVNTKNFGLAALAVTVGLVLHGAMYGPQASFFTELFGTRVRYSGVSVGYQLASIIAGGLAPFIAVALLKAYDSGYAIAVYVAVCAVISIVAVTAYSETHRRDLTTL
- a CDS encoding 3-hydroxybutyrate dehydrogenase → METRRALVTGAASGIGAACAQRLAADGVHVVAVDLDQVGLDALEGVETVVADLSDLESLQQLPADVDILVNNAGVQQVAPVEQFPPERFSYLIRLMLEAPFRLIRQTLPHMYGAGWGRVVNISSVHGLRASPFKAAYVAAKHGLEGLSKVVALEGAAHGVTSNCVNPAYVRTPLVTAQLADQAATHGLSESEVLDKVLLEPVAVKRLIEPAEVAELVTVLCGPASASITGSSFVLDGGWTAH
- a CDS encoding FdhF/YdeP family oxidoreductase, yielding MVDIEQPQKKAAGVPAVLSSFKFGLHEMGPLRTGKVFQKMNQDGGFDCPSCAWPDPDHKRKHAAEFCENGAKAVAWEATRKRVPRAFFAEHSVAEMDRISEFELGKLGRITEPMLLRAGATHYEPVGWDEAFQVVARHLKALVDPNDAVFYTSGRTSNEAAFLYQLFARAYGTNNLPDCSNMCHESSGTALSKVIGSGKGAVTLEMLEESELIVVVGQNPGTNAPRMLSHLEIAKRNGGSIVSVNPLPEPGLKRFMNPQRPRGWVGKGTELADQHLQIRIGGDQALFLALGHLLLEAEAAAPGTVLDKSFIESHTSGFELYSKHNAELDWAAVEQATGLRRAEIEELAQRFIKSKATVICWAMGLTQHRDAVATIREIVNVLLLQGNIGKPGAGPCPVRGHSNVQGDRSMGIWEKMPDAFLDKLDREFSFTSPREHGIDAAATVKRLRDGAVRVFFAMGGNFAMATPDTEVVHRGLRECDLTVHVSTKLNRSHTVTGREALILPTLGRTDHDHTPAGPQSVTVEDSQGAVHLSTGNLTPPAPEMKSEIGIICGLAQHVVPDVGQIPWADFADDYSLIRQRIGRVADGYEDFEERLRANEGGFLLAHAARDKREFKTSDARAQFTANDLTWLPTAPGRLLLQTLRSHDQFNTTIYGLEDRYRGVHGTREVVFVHPDDLADLGLQDGQYVDIVSEFEGVERRASHFQLVSYPTARGCVAAYYPETNVLMSADDLAKGSNTPVAKGLTVRLEPRS
- a CDS encoding MFS transporter, which codes for MSVVVATRGLSRTVWILIVARAVNKIGAFTLPFLGVVLTVEFRASLSQTGLILAIFGAATIPSRLLGGQLADRLGRRRTIVLGLVGCAVSQLWIALSHALWSAVLATVLLGLAFEIYEPPSQAMIADVTAPEDRPAAYGLYSAALAAAGVLAGLLAAAISHWDLRWLFVADALTCLSCATLVALALPADVRRDTRTGVRREPPVSVLRRTQAEGRGHMEAEGRVYGELERRGHTEAEGRVHAELEGRGEAEGRGDAGLEVEGGLGNGGSAWRDRRLLLLLASGTVFATIYMQLVIGIPLTLLEQGIPKSGTGVILAVSALVLIVAQRLLRVQKLDDFRSIAIGYVLLATGLIASAFAHTLLVFLLAAVLWSLGDLFLLTRYLTQASGLAPDNARGRYLAIFGLSWGIATTIAPITVTQLLKTSGPTGLWLTSAAVAAVLAALQPWVRRQLRPGAE
- a CDS encoding CGNR zinc finger domain-containing protein; protein product: MTGQVSFDSHARSVLAASVEYVNRLTPGYSGGTPYSAPADDPESVTSAVADALTAIGYPPSARPPLEDSRRLVQLAQRMRLVFESAHAGDLDAAAAEINSLLVDTNARPQLDRGRDRPWSLHFHGPDEQLANGWAAGCAAGLALAVGSDLAGRLGVCAAPHCDRVFVDTSKNGQRRFHSPQCQSRVKAAAHRARHSTT
- a CDS encoding uridine kinase; amino-acid sequence: MADRAAVLEKLADEVLSIERDHPVRVAVDGCSAAGKTTLADELADVLRLRTDRELIRAEIDHFKRAPELRTRYPLESPESYYFEMYDCDSIRERLLVPLGSGGDRRYVNGLRDSSAAEVLDVPVRTAAPAAILIADGAFLQRPELNDCWDLSMYVHVSFETVLRRGTDRDAAWMDSPEAAAHRYRTRYIPGERLYIKRVDPAARAHLVIDNENPARPILTRPSAG